From Ascochyta rabiei chromosome 16, complete sequence, the proteins below share one genomic window:
- a CDS encoding 40S ribosomal protein S12 has product MSVQFLRRLVRPSIFAQSSLIAARPSIAATSLHNAFAGLSLGPTPASRANKCTLIQVLRQGRIAQRARKLRSPQLANRPELKGVCLKVGTTKPKKPNSGERKIARVRLSTGKVITAYIPGEGHNVQQHSVVMVRGGRAQDCPGVKYHLVRGALDLGGVGNRITSRSKYGTKKPKAAAA; this is encoded by the exons atgTCTGTCCAGTTCCTTCGACGCCTCGTACGGCCGTCCATCTTTGCGCAATCCTCTTTGATTGCTGCGCGGCCGTCCATCGCCGCCACATCTCTCCACAACGCCTTCGCTGGCCTCTCGCTCGGCCCTACACCCGCATCGCGAGCCAACAAATGCACATTGATCCAGGTTCTACGTCAGGGGCGAATTGCACAAAGAGCACGAAAGCTGCGATCGCCGCAGCTCGCCAACCGACCAGAGCTGAAGGGCGTTTGCTTGAAGGTCGGCACAACGAAGCCGAAGAAGCCCAACTCGGGAGAGAGGAAGATCGCCAGGGTCAGATTGAGTACGGGAAAAGTCATCACGGCATACATTCCTGGAGAGG GCCACAACGTACAGCAGCATTCGGTCGTCATGGTACGAGGTGGGCGCGCGCAAGATTGTCCTGGTGTAAAGTACCATTTGGTCAGAGGAGCATTGGACCTG GGAGGTGTTGGCAACAGAATCACATCGAGATCGAAGTACGGAACGAAGAAGCCAAAGGCCGCCGCTGCTTAA